In Streptomyces venezuelae, the sequence TGCACTTCTCCGACGACCAGGCCTTCCGCATCCAGTCCGACACGCACCCCGAGATCGTCTCGACCCCGCACCTCACCAAGGCCCAGGTACGCGAGATCAACGCGCTCGCCTCCCGGCTGCACATCACGGTGGTCCCCGAGATCGACTCGCCCGGCCACCTCGGCGCGGTCCTGCGCGCCCACCCCGACCTGCAGCTGCGCGACACGCAGGGGCGGGCGGTCAAGGGCGCCGTGGACATATCCAACCCCGCCTCCGCCAAGCTGGTGGACGAGCTGCTGCGCGAGTTCCTTCCGCTGTTCCCCGGCGGAGCCTGGCACCTGGGCGCCGACGAGTACCAGGCGCTGGTCTACCGCGACCCGCAGGCGTCCTTCCCCCAGCTCGCCCGCGCAGCCCAGCAGCGGTACGGGCCCTCGGCGCGGGTCCAGGACCTGGCGACGGGCTGGCTGAACGACCGCGCCGACGTGGTCCGGCCGTCGGGGAAGGCGCTCAAGGCGTGGAACGACGGGTTCTTCGCGGGCGGGGTCACGAGCGCGGCGAAGGACATCCAGGTCGAGTACTGGACGGGCAAGGAGAACGGTGCCCGGCCGCCGCTGGAGTACCTGCGCGAGGGCCGCAAGCTCGTCAACCTCAACGACGAGTTCCTCTACTACGTGCTGGGGGAGCCCAACCAGTTCACGTATCCGACGGGGAAGCGGATCTACGAGCAGTGGACCCCGCTGGTCCTGCGCGGCACGACCCCCGTCCCGGCCTCGTACGGGCCGCAGATCCTGGGTGGCCGTCTGGCGGTCTGGAGCGACCTGTCAGGTGCCCAGACCCAGGCCCAGGTGGCCGCGGGCATCCAGGCCCCGCTGGCCGCGCTCTCCCAGAAGGTGTGGGACGCGCGCACGCCCCAGCTGCCGTGGTCCGACTTCAAGGCC encodes:
- a CDS encoding beta-N-acetylhexosaminidase, coding for MSTPRRHKRVHTIATATVAALVTLALPGCTAASDEASARGPADSSAASATAARPAEAAPTPTPTPSYPLSTAPRTIPAVREHVPARGPGWKPAPEARVVVAPDDSAALADEAKLLAGELGIGYGASAAPRSGDVELSLDAGAAGGPESYTMDVKDGRVRINGPDQAGVFYGTRTLKQAVKSAGSAPEGTVRDAPAKPQRGLNLDIARKPFTADWIEDRLREMADLKLNQLGLHFSDDQAFRIQSDTHPEIVSTPHLTKAQVREINALASRLHITVVPEIDSPGHLGAVLRAHPDLQLRDTQGRAVKGAVDISNPASAKLVDELLREFLPLFPGGAWHLGADEYQALVYRDPQASFPQLARAAQQRYGPSARVQDLATGWLNDRADVVRPSGKALKAWNDGFFAGGVTSAAKDIQVEYWTGKENGARPPLEYLREGRKLVNLNDEFLYYVLGEPNQFTYPTGKRIYEQWTPLVLRGTTPVPASYGPQILGGRLAVWSDLSGAQTQAQVAAGIQAPLAALSQKVWDARTPQLPWSDFKALADRL